In the genome of Primulina eburnea isolate SZY01 chromosome 13, ASM2296580v1, whole genome shotgun sequence, the window CAAATTTCCTGAGCTGTTTATGTGTTGCTCAAGCTCCATCACCCCGGCCTGGTATCTTTCATCTGTTAACCTCTCGTGTACAAATTGGTCAGTCAAAGCCACACAGGCCAACCAAAGCAACTGAGTCGTGTTTTTTCTCAATGAGTGTGAGAGATCATACATTAAACACCCTGATGGCTTCCCATGGAAAGTTCCCATAAAATAGTACTCTCTCTTCAACTTTCGAAAAAGCTTAACTGGGTCATCTGTGTTTTCTTGGGAAACTCTCCTTTTCTTTCTGTTCCTGCCCCCACCCTCCTCCTCGCTGTCATTCTCATTTTCATCCTCGCTGTCGAAATCATCCTCAACTTCGTCGTCACTATCCAATTCACTAGCGTTAGCCAGAGCCGATACATCAAATTCATAAGCTAAGTCAGCTTGTAGCTCATCATCTTTCGTGTAAAGCACCACCACAGAATCATTTTGATCGCTTAAATTGTGTAAATGTATAGGCCTATGACTGTCTACTACAAAAACACGAGCTAATGGTCCAACTTTAAGAACCCTTCTAAGATCCCTATGGCAACCCCAGTTTATCAACAAAATGGTCATGGGATCATCTGACGAATAACTCAAATTATGTCCAGCATACTTGTGAATTTCCTTGAAACTCGAAACCGGATAACACGCATACCTAATTGAATCTGATTCGAGAACGTGACACATGATCTTCAAAGAACACAGTGAATCTACATCTGAAGTCGAGGGGAAAATTAGCACAGGCGCGGAGGAAGCAGAGGCTAATGCCGATTCCTTTAACCTCTTGTAAAACGACTCAATGCTTTGCTCCCTCACCATACTTTCCCAGCCCAAATCCCACCAAAAATCAAATCTTTTCCGGGACAAACAAAAaggattttataaaaaaatacccAAATTTCACATGGGCATTGAGTGAATTACTCAGATCCAATCAGTACGGAGCGTATAAACTAACAACACAATAACGACTCATGTTTATTCTGTGGAAGAACACAACTTACAGAAGAGAGATCGATTCACGGCATGTACCTGAAAAGCAGCTTTAGGTGAGGATTCATTCATGCATTCATGGATGCttgaacttcagtttgtgcagatgCTTTCCAGTTGTAGGAGCGCGCAAGAGAAAGGTTTGAATTGGTTTAAATCTCATTGACATTTTTTCGTCGTCtcttttcaattttcaaatttcagaGAATTTTCGGGATTTTGAACGGCCGCCAAATTTTGGCGGTGAGATTTACGTTTCCGGATGTCGATGGAAAGACCAAAACGCCCCCAATGATTTCACTTGACTCTcccattttttgaaatatttttatttatattttatgaagTGAATCAATTGTTTTTTTCCTTATAAATATGCTTTCATGTGAAGAAGTGATGCATCTCGTTACAATAATTTGTTAATGCACTTTTAATTTGAGGTCTTATATATAAGAGtatgtttcttgtgagacggttttacgaatctttatatgtgagacatgtcaaccataccaatattcacaataaaaagtaataatcttagcataaaaagtaatatttttcatggatggcccaaataagatatatgttttACAAAATATGACCTGTgggaccgtctcacataattttttgtctatatataatcatattaagaaaaataaataaattatatgctaattatatctacattattttaaaaaaaaatgatagaaataaaaataaaatattacttaaattgattttaaacACGTCCATTTTAGATATCATTTCAAATTCATAactaaaatcatttttcaaaatcaaactttttaattaaatcaaatcaaGTCTTTTAATCCAACAGCAACATCGATTAACCACTtgcttatctcaaatctagttacagattaaaaaatttatttgctcCAGACAATGGTATAATTATCGTTTTTTTCCTTAAATTGTGAAGTGTTTTGCGGATTGTTAATCCGTTTTTCTGGTAACTTTCTCTGTTATTATAACAAAtcataattttcaattttttttaaaaaaaacatcattaatgTAACAGTTCACACATTAAAAAGTTTCGGTTGGAGAAACTACTAAATATTCCATTGCGAAATAGAAAACATCAATGGTAACTAAAATGATTGCAAAAACATATGTACTTCAGCTGAGTACTGGTAAAGCtcaaacaaaaatatattaaatttgaatctgaagttaataaaaaatatagggAGTTGCATCTTCTACAGCTCAAGAATGCAACACAAGCTCATAAAGTAAACCAGACTTGATGAAGATTCAACATAGTTTGTCAAAGCAAACAAATTGAAATTTGGAATGAAAGAATCTACCTACCAACGGTTGATCTCTCTCTTTTCAGCTAGAGTATACAAGGGAAGAAGATCACAGTACAAGTAATCACCAGAGAGCAGAGACGACAACGAAgaagaataataataagaagaagaagaagaagcgaGCTACAAAGACCTCTAGTTTATTGTCCACAAGAAGCACACTAGTTGTAACTGAAATAATGCCCATCATCTTTGCATCACAATAGCCTTTCCGAGCTAATTTACACCTTTAGCATAGCTCGAACTCTCACAGAAAACGATGAATCATCTAGTTTTACCACCAAGGGCAGCAGCATTTCTGCATTAAAGACAGCTGAATCAGTACTTGGAAACATTCAAGAGTCTATAGAATGGCGTGTTAAATGATGCTGGAAGCAGGTATTGGATAACCAACCTTTGGTTGATTGGATGGTAAAGTGCGTGTTGGATAAGAAGAATGTCTAGGTGTGGTTGACACGTTTCCGGGCCCTGCATTCCTTTCCTCCCGAACTTTCTGGAATATATCCGTAAAATTTTCTGCGGACTGAGGATCAGTCTCCCAATTACCAAATTTTGGAACTGCTGCGGCTTTATCAGGCTGCCAATTGCAATGCACACAATTAAAAAGATCCAGCCGGTCAAATTGTTTGGTAAGCATGATTTGGTAGTAGCCAGGGAATAAGAACCACAGCCTTTGACAAAATGCGAGTTCTATTTGATGGTAaaatgaaaataagaaaatgGTTTTGAAAGGTAATATGCTAATATATCTGTTAGACCTTTGATTCCAGAACATAGTTTTCAAAATTTCACATTTTACTCCAAATATATACTTTTTACTTCTAGCAATATATATGGAATAAAAAACAGCTCCAGATAACCAACGTGACAACTTACACTGTCATCTCCAAGATTAGCTTGTCTCATACGCGATTTTCCAGTGGTACCTTGACTACCCTCATAGTTCTTTCCTTCACCGACTCTCCCCCCTACTTTTGCCTGTTGATGAGGATGAAGTGGTGATCGTTCAAAGCTTTGCTCAGATCCTGCACTAGGCCTTGGGGATCGAGTTGCCTTGGGTCTACGGGCACCGTAATTTGATTCACTAGCAGTTTTTTGACTCGTATTTTCATTTTGAGCTGGAGGATTACCGGGCTGTCTGAAACCTATGTCTTCACCTGCCCCCTTCACAATAGGCTCCTCAGGTCGAGTTCTCGGTCTTGGTGGAGGAGCAAGAGGCGAAGAGTTGATGTTTTCAAACATCTCAGGATTCTCCTGGGGCTCGTTCGGGTTGATCATCTTTCCACCCCTGGTTTTTCTTGCTTTGTCAAAGTAAACTGTGTAAGGAACGTTGTCTTCACCTTCCCAGTTTCCAAATTTTGGCACATTTGAACGCTGATTTCACAACAAAACGGTAATGTCATTACCTTTTACTAAATGCAAATAATTGGTTCTTACACGAGAAACTCGAGATATATGTTTCCAGCCAACAAGGAAAAGAAAATGTTGTAGTATATTcacaacaaataaaaaatatttatcaaaggACACAAGTGTTTTGATTTATTAATGCATTTTGAGCAGATATTCGAGCATCCATATAATTTCAAGGCCGTTAATTTACCAT includes:
- the LOC140809578 gene encoding RPM1-interacting protein 4-like isoform X2 encodes the protein MISENLIERSNVPKFGNWEGEDNVPYTVYFDKARKTRGGKMINPNEPQENPEMFENINSSPLAPPPRPRTRPEEPIVKGAGEDIGFRQPGNPPAQNENTSQKTASESNYGARRPKATRSPRPSAGSEQSFERSPLHPHQQAKVGGRVGEGKNYEGSQGTTGKSRMRQANLGDDSPDKAAAVPKFGNWETDPQSAENFTDIFQKVREERNAGPGNVSTTPRHSSYPTRTLPSNQPKKCCCPWW
- the LOC140809578 gene encoding RPM1-interacting protein 4-like isoform X1 is translated as MARSNVPKFGNWEGEDNVPYTVYFDKARKTRGGKMINPNEPQENPEMFENINSSPLAPPPRPRTRPEEPIVKGAGEDIGFRQPGNPPAQNENTSQKTASESNYGARRPKATRSPRPSAGSEQSFERSPLHPHQQAKVGGRVGEGKNYEGSQGTTGKSRMRQANLGDDSPDKAAAVPKFGNWETDPQSAENFTDIFQKVREERNAGPGNVSTTPRHSSYPTRTLPSNQPKKCCCPWW